TCGACTTTGCTCAGGACAGGTTTTAGATTTTCGATTTTGGACGAAGTCTAAAATCGGCTCAGCCTGAGGCTGATCAGTCCTTTGGCCGAAAATCCGAAATCCAAAATGGAACTACCGGCCCACGACTATCCCTTTGAAGTTCTCTTTGGTTTGCAAGACCTCGAGCAATTCCTGGGCCTGGGCGCGCGCGGGGAAATGGCCGACGCGGACGCGATACCAATCGCGACCGTTTTGATTGGTCGTGACAATGTACGCATCGTAGCCCTTCTGTTTAAGCCTCTCAACCAGTTGTTGTTGGGACTTTTGATCGAGAGAGGCGTTGACCTGCACCGTCCATTCCTTCGGCGACGTCTCGGTCTTGCTCTTTTCTTCGGCGGGCTTGGGAGGCGCGCTTTTCTTCGTCTCCGCGGCCGCATTCTCTGCCGCGGATTTTTCCTTCGCCTTCTGCGCCGCCGGCGGCGGCTCCTTCGATGCGCTCGCCGTGGCGGTTTTCACTTCCTTTGCGCCCGGCTTGGCCTCTTGCGGCGCCTTCGGCTCGGGCTTGGTTTCCTTTACTGGTTTCGCGTCCGTCTTCGCCGTCTTT
This sequence is a window from Candidatus Binatia bacterium. Protein-coding genes within it:
- a CDS encoding SPOR domain-containing protein — encoded protein: MAENRKGTDGLYYVSKTQLVVLGAGVTLTCALVFLLGMLIGQGIEERKLLKQEEPLVKIPLQPLTPGSKQGSSGKDELTFYDTLAKTPSGSQARSEPARESKATAEKTAKTDAKPVKETKPEPKAPQEAKPGAKEVKTATASASKEPPPAAQKAKEKSAAENAAAETKKSAPPKPAEEKSKTETSPKEWTVQVNASLDQKSQQQLVERLKQKGYDAYIVTTNQNGRDWYRVRVGHFPARAQAQELLEVLQTKENFKGIVVGR